TGTTTAAGAAACGTCATGTTACACCTGATGGGACGTCGCAATCCtgacattaaggcccctttcacacgggcgagtattccgcgcggatgcgatgcgtgagttgaacgcattgcacccgcactgaatactgacccattcatttctatggggctgttcacatgagcggtgattttcacgcatcacttgtgcattgcgtgaaaatcacagcatgctctatattctgcgtttttcacgcaacgcaggccccatagaagtgaatggggttgcgtgaaaatcgcaagcatccgcaagcaagtgcggatgcggtgcgattttcacgcacggttgctaggaaacgatcgggatggagacccgatcattattatttccccttataacatggttataagggaaaataatagcattctgaatacagaatgcatagtaaaatagcgctggaggggttaaaaaaataataataataatttaactcactttaatccacttgaccgcggagcccggcttctccttctgtctcctttcttcaggacctgggtaaaggacctgtggtgacgtcactcaggtcatcacatgatccatcacatgatcttttaccatggtgatgaatcatgtgatggatcatgtgatgaccggagtgacgtcaccacaggtcctttacccaggtcctgaagaaaggagacagaaggagaagccgggctccgcggtcaagtggattaaggtgagttaaattattatttatttattttttaacccctccagcgctatttgactatgcattctgtattcagaatgctattattttcccttataaccatgttataagggaaaataatacaatctacagaacaccgatcccaagcccgaacttctgtgaagaagttcgggtttgggtaccaaacatgcacgatttttgcactcgcgcggaaaaatcgttggtgttcccgtaacgcacccgcacattttcccgcaacgcccgtgtgaaagaggccttaggctatcaTAAGAATGAGTAGAAAAACTgacctgacttcctgtccacacagcaGATGCAGAGTCCAAAGGTTTACAATTGTAATCTATGGTAAAATTGCTGTGTTTCTATTAGGCTGTGCTACAGACAGGGATTAATATCAACTTTCTTATTGCAGGCCTGGGAGCTGTCAGAAGGTTGTGGAGCGGCTGTTCTGTCATGATGACCCTTCAGATGctatggtcacaattgaccatggccTCTGAGGGGGTACATGTTCGTGATGAAACATTTGCAGCGAGTTAAGCAAATGATTACGTATACCCGATCACTTACAAACTAACCAAAAAAATTGTTGGGGAATGCCTCTCTAACAGAGATTCTAATGTTTAAGCACAAGTAACTGAATCATATACATAATGTTTGGACTCTTTAGAGGGAAGAACTGTATTTTATTAAAGTTGAAGGTATAGATGGAGAAGAAGAGAGCAATGCAGGAAACTGTCAACAATATCAAATGGAGGAAATACTTCCTACTATCTGCTCAGGTGAGCAAGAGCCAAATGTTCAGTCAAGACAATCATCTCTCTTTCTATACCCTGTAAGAGCCTACTCTCACAGTATCATTCAAGCTTCATTCTCTTCACCAATGTGGCCTGGAGATACTGACCCATTCCAACTTTCAGGGGATAGCTTCATGTGCAAGTAATATGTGTCATGTCACGGCTTGCATATTAATATATGATCAAATATGAATGcgtaatatgattttttttttacaattagattttttttcaataatgtatttgttttggtttcataTTGTGTTCTgaaatgtttgttttttcttatcctTATATTTGTTTGGTAAAGACACACATGAAATATGTAAACATGAAGCAAGTATTTTTAAATTCAACCCACTGACTTCCCAATCACTACCCTTAGGGATCTGTTGGAATAttctatgtacagaaaaaaagtaatttactatccagaaaaatgcctatattaggtgtatttgtaGCTCAGATTGCCATGCAAAGGTCATTTGCGCcgctatctgcaacttctccccgctcacgccaggtctaataaAGGGCGGCTTGGTGTGGGCGGAGAAGGGGACAGGCCGGTAGGCCCGTCACAATCATAATTTTCTTCGCCTATTTTAAGCgtcgaaaatggtctaaatgtaagacagcaagaaagatggcttacatttagactcgctctggatacgccgaagttatgtagaggccagcgccaGCTATAGAAGtttttaagaccagcgtctaaaatgtgTGCTTAAAAAAATGCATGAAAGAGTAATTTGAATACAGACATAAAACTGTATTGGCAAGTGTGAATATGCCCTCTTGCTATGATGTTGTTGGCTCCCCTTCCACTCCTGATGAAATGAATATATGTtaatatagtttttatattttcagGAGAGGAACTTAATATTGGGATTCTTCCTGAGGACCATCTTCcaaagataacagaaagacatgaTATCCCCAAGAATTCTTCAAATCTTATTACCTTGGACATCCATCCATTTCAGTACAGGTCGACGCAAATTCTATCTGATTGTATAGATCCAGGAGGTTTAACTGGATCTCCTAACCTATCTCCATGTTCCAGTTTTCATCCTATGCAAGTTCAGGAAAAGCAAACTGGGGAAAATACAAATCTAATCTTACAACATGGGAATAACATGAAAAATGGATTGTTCTCTTGTCTGGAGTGTGACAAAAGATTTAAACAAAAAGCTTATCTCATGGCACACCAGAAACTTCACAATGGTCAGAACCAATATCAGTGCACAGAGTGTCCAAATAAATTTCCATGCATGTCCAAACTTACTCAACATCAGAAATTACACAGCAGAAAGAAGCAGTTTAATTGTAACAAATGTAGAAAGGGCTATATGGCAAAGGACAATCTTATTTGCCATCAGGAATCCCACATTAGGGAAAAACCCTTCAATTGTCCCGAGTGCGGCAAATGTTTTTCACGAAAGATGGTGCTCATGAGACATCTGAGAATACACAATGTAGAGAACCCCTTTGCATGTTtggaatgtgggaaaagttttacCCAGAAATCTGATTTGGTGCGACATCAGCGAACGCATACGGGAGAGAAGCCATATACCTGCCTGGCATGCTCAAAAGGTTTTGCACAGAAATCTGGGCTTGTGAGACATCAGCTAATTCATAGAGATTAGAGATTAGATTGTATTTTGTTTTGAGATACATATTTCTGCACCATAGGGGGCAGTGTTGTAGGAATAACTGCTGGTAGTCCCTTAGTCCCTTAGTGGGTTAATGAAATTGTATTTGTGAGCCATAAATGTTATTACTTCCTTTTCCCTGCTAATACAAAGTGCAAGAGAATGAGTAAGGAAAACATTAGATTCATACTTAATGATATGTGATTTCTAGAGCTAGATATTATGCAGAGGTGATGTTGTATAGTCTATATATCTATTAAGACAATgttctatttaaaaaaacactgatgccggcgtgtTAACCCCTTGTAAGCCCCAGCTAACCAAAAGCAGTCATAGTTGGTTGGCCCAATGCATCTTCGCACCTACCTTCCTCAGGAGGCGTGAAAGGTGGCACTGTTATAGCAACTCCACTGGCTGCGTTACTGTGAGACCGTGGTGCTCCCACAGTGACAATACCAGCtgcgctgcgcatgcgcaagtaTAGTGGGGCTCGATGCCCTTACTATATACTGTGACGGACAGGCCAAGGTAGCTTGCAGAGAGTTGAGATCACCAGCAGAGGGGTAGGGCATCGCAGGCAGTTAGGAGCGCACGGGAGAGGTACTGGGCACTGTCAATGGGTGGGCTGAGCTCTTACAAAGTTTAGAAACAACCTGCTGGGCACTTTGCaccctaatttgcatatagaATACACATTGTTTTCTGGACATAGAAAATCCACCCAAAAATAACAAAGGTATGTTTTAAACCAAGTCTGACTCCACAACAGCATGGTAGCATTACTGATATAGGGCAAatggtgatagattccctttaacccaAAAATCAAACATCCCTGCCTACATTAACATCAGGGGTTGTTTCAAGGCCCACCAGTTTTCCCAGGTTTTCCCCCATTATGTAAATTGAAAGTCTCTATCAACCTATCAATTTCAGCCCTTGACCAATGTCTAATAAAAAATTGGTTTTCATTTGGCAAAAAAACGTACTGGCATGTGATTCTTTATGTCGAACGTATCTAACGGTTCATACCTATGAATTTTTGCAGTTGCGCTATAGTATCAAAGGTTGTGTGAACATTTGGAGACCACCAGTTGGTGAGACTAGAATGCTTGACCACTAAAAGGATCAACTGGAACAAGGGAGGTGTAGCTGaccagctaggacctgtcctaggttgctagtatagcttatatgtgtatacagctagacctgccaatagccttaatacagttcctatgtttatgtgttaaagacaaaagcaaagttatttactgtgacatcatgttttggatgtcatatatattttgtgttgacagaagcagaaaaagataatatgcctttaagattcattttgtaatgtaaggtaagctcagtgacacagcagaaacaacagaaagcatagtgtttatctgttgttgctgggcagaagtcttctTCCCAGCTTACAAGCTCCTCCATTCTATATAATTGGTCCACCTTCTCTTTCCACTGACCTATCATTAGAGGATCCCTACTTAGCCACTTCAGAGGTATTAAAAGTCTAGCAGCTTGGATCAGATGTGTTGCTAGATTTTTTTGGAAGGATGCCAGTTACCAGAGGGGAGCCATAGTAGTACATTCTCTGGGGCTAGATCAAGAGCCCTGGCCGTTATTGCATTAGTAGTATGAATAACTCCTGCCCAGAATTCTGTCAGACGTGGGCAGGACCAGAAGATGTGGCTTAAAGAACTTTCTCTAgctccacatctccagcatgcATCAGAATCACACAAGCCCCTCAAGTACTGCTGTCTGGGGGTCTTGTACCACTGGGTCAT
This window of the Bufo bufo chromosome 6, aBufBuf1.1, whole genome shotgun sequence genome carries:
- the LOC121006085 gene encoding zinc finger protein 605-like, whose protein sequence is MMNTYQDHVTGKLLHLTLQIIYLLTGQDYGPIKRSEEAVKPTSDHHKSGRWKRIQTSIMESSTHAHTTLDANNEQKILEVTNKIIHLLTGEVPIRCQDVTVYFSMEEWEYIEEHKDMYKDVIVENQQLLTSLERSSKKSLLKRCPDQDFPLDEQEENYNILHDFKREELYFIKVEGIDGEEESNAGNCQQYQMEEILPTICSGEELNIGILPEDHLPKITERHDIPKNSSNLITLDIHPFQYRSTQILSDCIDPGGLTGSPNLSPCSSFHPMQVQEKQTGENTNLILQHGNNMKNGLFSCLECDKRFKQKAYLMAHQKLHNGQNQYQCTECPNKFPCMSKLTQHQKLHSRKKQFNCNKCRKGYMAKDNLICHQESHIREKPFNCPECGKCFSRKMVLMRHLRIHNVENPFACLECGKSFTQKSDLVRHQRTHTGEKPYTCLACSKGFAQKSGLVRHQLIHRD